The following are from one region of the Hymenobacter radiodurans genome:
- a CDS encoding phospho-sugar mutase, with product MALTSDVQQKINTWLKGNYDAQTQADIQQLLDSNQEEALNDAFYRDLEFGTGGLRGVMGTGSNRMNRYTLGMATQGLCNYLLDSFPSQEIKVAVAHDSRNNSSEFARIAAGIFSANGITVYLFEALRPTPELSFTIRHLGCQSGVVITASHNPKEYNGYKVYWNDGAQVVAPHDTNIIREVNEIQSVDAVKFKAVESRIHLIGAELDEAYLNEVQKLSINPEAIKRQHDLKIVYTPIHGTGITLVPKVLERFGFTNVSIVEAQATPDGNFPTVVSPNPEEKVAMQMALDQARQLDADLVIATDPDADRVGIAVKNTQGEWVLVNGNQTAALLTFYLLSARKNAGKMTEQDFIVYTIVTSEVLGDIAKAHGVKSYQTLTGFKYIAGLIRDLEGKETYIGGGEESYGFMIGDFVRDKDAVSACAMIAEMAAVAKDNGRTLYEEMVQMYATYGLYREDLISLTKKGQRGAEEIQEMMRDLRAQAPHTIAGSPVVEIRDYHTGIVRDLRTGQETRTGLEASNVLQFLTEDGSKISARPSGTEPKIKFYFSVKQPLDSVDKFEQGYEELGGKIARIIEDMKLK from the coding sequence ATGGCCCTCACCTCCGACGTTCAGCAAAAAATAAACACCTGGCTAAAAGGCAACTACGACGCCCAAACCCAAGCCGACATCCAACAGTTGCTCGACAGCAATCAGGAAGAGGCCCTGAATGACGCCTTCTACCGCGACTTGGAGTTTGGAACAGGTGGTCTGCGTGGCGTCATGGGTACGGGCTCCAACCGCATGAATCGCTACACTTTGGGCATGGCTACCCAAGGACTATGCAATTACCTGCTGGACTCCTTTCCGAGTCAGGAAATAAAGGTGGCCGTAGCCCACGATTCGCGTAATAATAGCTCCGAGTTCGCGCGCATTGCCGCTGGGATTTTCTCTGCGAATGGCATCACAGTTTACTTGTTCGAAGCCCTGCGCCCCACACCGGAGTTGTCGTTTACCATCCGCCACTTGGGTTGCCAAAGCGGCGTGGTTATCACGGCTTCGCACAACCCCAAGGAGTACAACGGCTACAAAGTGTACTGGAACGACGGTGCGCAAGTAGTTGCGCCACACGACACGAACATCATCCGCGAAGTGAATGAGATTCAGAGCGTAGACGCGGTAAAGTTCAAAGCCGTTGAGTCGCGCATTCATCTGATTGGAGCGGAGCTGGACGAAGCCTATTTGAATGAAGTTCAAAAGCTTAGCATCAATCCCGAAGCCATTAAGCGGCAGCACGATCTAAAAATTGTGTACACGCCCATCCATGGCACCGGCATTACGTTAGTACCAAAAGTATTGGAGCGCTTCGGCTTCACCAATGTCAGCATTGTGGAGGCCCAGGCTACTCCCGATGGCAACTTCCCTACCGTTGTCTCGCCGAACCCCGAGGAAAAAGTTGCCATGCAAATGGCCCTCGACCAAGCCCGCCAACTCGACGCTGACCTGGTCATTGCCACCGACCCCGACGCGGACCGCGTAGGTATTGCCGTGAAAAATACCCAGGGCGAATGGGTGCTGGTAAATGGCAACCAAACGGCCGCACTGCTCACTTTCTACCTACTGTCGGCGCGCAAAAATGCCGGCAAAATGACCGAGCAGGATTTCATCGTCTACACCATCGTAACCAGCGAAGTGCTGGGTGACATTGCCAAGGCGCACGGCGTGAAGTCGTACCAGACGCTGACGGGCTTCAAGTACATCGCCGGTCTCATCCGCGACTTGGAAGGCAAGGAAACATACATCGGTGGTGGCGAGGAAAGCTATGGTTTCATGATTGGCGACTTTGTGCGCGACAAGGACGCCGTGTCGGCCTGCGCCATGATAGCTGAAATGGCCGCCGTAGCTAAAGACAACGGACGCACGCTCTACGAGGAAATGGTGCAGATGTACGCCACCTACGGCCTCTACCGCGAAGACCTGATTTCGCTCACTAAAAAAGGCCAGCGCGGTGCCGAGGAAATTCAGGAGATGATGCGTGACCTACGTGCCCAGGCGCCCCACACCATTGCTGGCTCGCCGGTAGTAGAAATTCGCGATTATCACACAGGTATCGTCCGCGACCTGCGCACCGGCCAGGAAACGCGCACCGGCTTAGAGGCCTCCAACGTGCTCCAGTTCCTAACCGAAGACGGCAGCAAGATTTCCGCCCGCCCCTCCGGCACCGAGCCCAAAATCAAGTTCTATTTCAGCGTAAAACAGCCGCTCGATTCAGTAGATAAGTTTGAGCAAGGTTATGAAGAACTGGGGGGCAAAATTGCCCGGATTATTGAGGATATGAAGTTGAAATAA
- the hppD gene encoding 4-hydroxyphenylpyruvate dioxygenase: protein MQTMTSPAVQAHPAHDFLPLNGTDYVEFYVGNAKQSAYYYQAAFGYELVAYAGPETGLRDRASYVLQQGKIRLVLTTSLLPDSDISEHVRKHGDGVKVMALWVDDARKSFEETTKRGAKAAFEPYTISDEHGEVTLSGIYTYGETIHTFVERRNYRGAFMPGFVPKTSLIPQPTPVGLLHVDHCVGNVGWGEMNQWVKFYEDVMGFKLLLTFDDEDISTEYSALMSKVVSNGNGYVKFPINEPAEGKKKSQIEEYLDFYHSPGVQHIAIATKDIRHTVTELRRRGVEFLTVPAVYYDDLLERIGSIEEDLQTLKDLNILVDRDEEGYLLQIFTKPVEDRPTVFYEIIQRKGAKSFGKGNFKALFESIEREQALRGNL from the coding sequence ATGCAGACGATGACCTCGCCGGCCGTGCAGGCCCACCCCGCCCACGACTTCCTCCCCCTGAACGGTACTGATTACGTTGAGTTTTATGTTGGTAACGCCAAGCAATCGGCTTATTATTACCAAGCGGCCTTTGGCTACGAGTTGGTAGCCTACGCCGGCCCCGAAACCGGCCTCCGCGACCGCGCCAGTTACGTATTGCAGCAAGGAAAAATCCGCTTAGTACTCACCACCTCCCTCCTCCCCGACTCCGACATTTCGGAGCATGTACGCAAGCACGGCGACGGCGTAAAAGTGATGGCGTTGTGGGTAGATGACGCCCGCAAATCATTCGAAGAAACCACCAAGCGCGGCGCAAAGGCCGCTTTCGAGCCCTATACCATCAGCGACGAGCACGGCGAAGTAACGCTCTCGGGTATCTATACTTATGGCGAAACCATCCACACGTTTGTGGAGCGCCGTAACTATCGGGGGGCTTTTATGCCGGGCTTCGTGCCCAAAACCAGCCTGATTCCACAACCTACTCCCGTGGGTCTGTTGCACGTTGACCACTGCGTAGGCAATGTAGGGTGGGGCGAGATGAACCAGTGGGTGAAATTCTACGAAGACGTGATGGGCTTTAAGCTCCTGCTGACCTTCGACGACGAAGATATTTCCACTGAGTACTCGGCCTTAATGAGCAAGGTGGTCAGCAACGGCAATGGGTACGTCAAATTCCCTATCAACGAGCCAGCCGAGGGCAAGAAGAAGTCGCAGATTGAAGAGTACCTCGACTTTTATCATTCGCCCGGTGTGCAGCACATCGCCATTGCCACCAAAGATATTCGTCACACCGTCACGGAGTTGCGCCGCCGCGGCGTAGAGTTCCTAACTGTGCCAGCCGTGTATTATGACGACCTGTTGGAGCGCATCGGTAGTATTGAGGAAGACCTCCAGACGCTGAAGGATCTGAACATCTTGGTGGACCGCGACGAGGAAGGCTACTTACTGCAGATCTTCACCAAGCCCGTAGAAGACCGGCCCACGGTATTTTATGAAATCATCCAGCGTAAAGGCGCCAAAAGCTTTGGTAAAGGCAATTTTAAGGCGTTGTTTGAGTCCATAGAGCGTGAGCAGGCGCTACGCGGGAATTTGTAA
- a CDS encoding DUF952 domain-containing protein — MIYRIAELADWQHAQQTGFFASADLSAEGFIHASELYQVEATANRYYAGRSDIILLELDESELWVAAVPVKREYAEARNDYFPHIFAPIPLAAIARALPFQVGSDGQHELPPELEDEA; from the coding sequence ATGATTTATCGCATCGCCGAACTAGCTGATTGGCAACATGCTCAGCAAACCGGCTTTTTTGCCAGTGCCGATTTATCGGCCGAAGGCTTCATTCACGCTTCCGAACTGTATCAGGTAGAAGCCACTGCGAACCGCTACTACGCTGGTCGCTCCGATATTATCCTGTTGGAACTCGACGAATCGGAGTTGTGGGTGGCGGCGGTGCCTGTGAAGCGGGAATACGCCGAAGCGCGCAATGACTATTTTCCTCACATTTTTGCGCCCATTCCGCTCGCCGCTATTGCCCGTGCTTTGCCATTTCAAGTTGGTTCCGATGGACAGCACGAGTTGCCGCCGGAGTTAGAAGATGAAGCTTAA
- a CDS encoding ABC-F family ATP-binding cassette domain-containing protein, producing the protein MNLLSAENISKNYADRWLFRDLSFGLSQGQRVALVGINGSGKTTLLRILAGLEPGDTGSVSVRKDIRVAFLGQQPIFDEALTVEQTIFASQNDTLAAIRDYEHVVNDPAHKSDDLQRVMERMDALNAWDYESQVKQILGRLGILGDLLERPVSKLSGGQRKRVALARVLIEEPEVLILDEPTNHLDLDTIEWLENRLASPNLTLLMVTHDRYFLDKVANEIVELDQGRVHRYQGNYSYFVEKKAEREQIEVAEVEKARNLLRKELDWMRRQPQARGTKQKARIDAFYETQEKAKTKISGPQLELSVKTTRQGGKIIEVEHLHKQFGDKVVLDDFSYVFKKKDRIGLIGPNGAGKSTLLNMLTGRQEPDSGTIDKGQTTVFGYYTQTELEFDPTQRVIDIVKEVAEVVEMANGEVVTASQFLQHFQFPPAQQYTLVSKLSGGEKRRLQLLRVLIKNPNFLILDEPTNDLDIITLNILEDFLLNFGGCLLIVSHDRYFMDALVEHVFVLEPGGQIRHFPGNYTDYREWQKENNAEEYAKEQAKTAKAAAGVAPSAAPVKAVATAPAEAPKRKATFAEKKEYETLEKEIEKLEEVKQQLIEKLNAGTGSHKDLADWAAELKRTDAALDSKGERWLELADFM; encoded by the coding sequence ATGAATCTGTTATCAGCTGAGAATATCTCTAAAAATTACGCCGACCGCTGGCTGTTTCGCGACCTTTCCTTTGGCCTGAGCCAAGGTCAGCGGGTGGCACTGGTGGGCATCAACGGGTCGGGAAAAACGACTCTACTTCGCATTCTGGCCGGTTTGGAGCCCGGCGACACCGGCTCGGTGAGCGTACGCAAGGATATCCGGGTGGCTTTTTTGGGCCAGCAGCCCATTTTTGATGAGGCCCTGACTGTAGAGCAAACCATTTTTGCCAGTCAGAACGATACGCTGGCGGCCATCCGCGACTACGAGCATGTAGTGAATGACCCCGCGCACAAATCCGACGATTTGCAGCGCGTAATGGAGCGCATGGACGCCCTGAACGCCTGGGACTACGAGTCGCAGGTGAAGCAAATCCTAGGACGTTTGGGTATTCTGGGTGACTTACTGGAGCGGCCGGTCAGCAAATTATCGGGCGGACAGCGCAAGCGCGTAGCTTTGGCGCGCGTTCTGATTGAAGAGCCGGAAGTTCTGATTCTTGACGAGCCCACCAACCATCTGGACCTCGACACAATTGAGTGGCTCGAAAACCGGCTGGCTTCGCCTAATCTCACCTTATTAATGGTGACCCACGACCGCTACTTCCTCGATAAAGTAGCCAATGAAATCGTGGAACTCGACCAAGGTCGCGTGCACCGCTACCAGGGCAATTATTCCTACTTCGTCGAGAAAAAGGCTGAGCGCGAGCAGATTGAGGTAGCGGAGGTAGAAAAAGCCCGCAACCTGCTACGTAAGGAACTGGATTGGATGCGTAGGCAACCGCAAGCCCGCGGCACGAAGCAAAAGGCCCGCATCGATGCCTTCTACGAAACCCAAGAAAAGGCCAAGACCAAGATTAGCGGTCCGCAGCTGGAGCTATCGGTGAAAACCACGCGTCAGGGGGGCAAAATCATTGAGGTGGAGCACCTGCACAAGCAATTTGGCGATAAAGTAGTGCTCGATGACTTCAGCTATGTATTCAAGAAAAAGGACCGTATTGGCCTGATTGGCCCGAATGGCGCCGGCAAATCTACCTTGCTCAACATGCTCACCGGCCGCCAGGAGCCGGATAGCGGCACCATCGACAAGGGCCAGACCACCGTTTTCGGTTACTACACCCAAACGGAGCTGGAATTTGATCCTACCCAGCGCGTCATCGACATTGTGAAGGAGGTGGCCGAAGTGGTGGAAATGGCCAACGGCGAGGTGGTCACGGCGTCGCAGTTTTTGCAGCACTTCCAGTTCCCGCCAGCCCAGCAGTACACGCTGGTTAGTAAGCTCTCAGGAGGCGAAAAGCGGCGTTTGCAACTGCTGCGCGTGCTTATCAAGAACCCAAACTTCCTGATTCTTGACGAGCCCACAAACGATCTGGACATCATCACGCTCAATATTCTGGAGGATTTTCTGCTGAATTTTGGTGGTTGCCTGCTCATTGTTTCCCACGACCGCTACTTCATGGATGCGCTGGTGGAGCACGTGTTTGTGTTGGAGCCCGGGGGGCAAATTCGACACTTCCCCGGCAACTACACCGACTACCGCGAGTGGCAGAAGGAAAACAACGCCGAAGAATACGCGAAAGAGCAAGCCAAAACGGCCAAAGCGGCTGCAGGCGTAGCGCCTTCAGCTGCCCCAGTGAAAGCAGTAGCAACTGCCCCTGCTGAGGCACCAAAACGCAAGGCCACTTTCGCGGAGAAAAAGGAGTACGAGACCTTAGAAAAGGAAATCGAGAAGCTCGAAGAAGTGAAGCAGCAGCTTATCGAGAAGCTCAATGCCGGCACTGGTTCCCATAAAGACTTGGCTGATTGGGCCGCCGAACTAAAGCGCACCGACGCTGCCTTAGATAGCAAAGGCGAGCGGTGGCTAGAGCTAGCCGACTTTATGTAA
- a CDS encoding response regulator — translation MQIGSESDLPRKETVDQGLRERLRGKEVLLVEDNKFNRQIAKALLTNAQIHVAEAENGALAVELLQTRHFDLILMDMQMPVMNGLEATAILREQLALKTPIIALTANAIKGEREKCLAAGMDDYLAKPFREDELLKLIGDWVLGPAVSDTDATPVAAGPIVSSNSPTPLYKLDLLHQVGQGDDDFVALMLESFIESCEEAVRDFTQALQTHDVTLLKATTHKLKPSLDHLQVHQALSLVEELDSWEGNFAPHVLQPRIETVNNLLLQIIEQMHLDIQALAAKKAPQ, via the coding sequence TTGCAGATAGGCAGCGAAAGTGATTTGCCGCGCAAGGAAACCGTCGATCAGGGATTGCGCGAAAGGCTACGCGGGAAGGAAGTGCTGCTAGTGGAGGACAACAAGTTTAACCGACAGATTGCGAAGGCTTTACTTACTAATGCGCAGATCCACGTGGCGGAGGCGGAGAATGGCGCGCTGGCGGTGGAGCTATTGCAGACCCGGCATTTCGACTTGATTTTGATGGACATGCAAATGCCCGTCATGAATGGGTTGGAAGCCACGGCCATATTGCGCGAGCAGCTAGCTTTAAAAACGCCGATTATTGCTCTAACGGCGAATGCCATCAAAGGGGAGCGGGAGAAATGCTTGGCTGCAGGCATGGATGACTACCTGGCAAAGCCGTTCCGGGAAGATGAGCTGCTAAAATTGATTGGTGACTGGGTACTAGGCCCTGCTGTTTCCGACACGGATGCGACGCCAGTTGCTGCCGGCCCAATTGTCAGCTCCAACTCCCCCACCCCGCTCTACAAGCTTGACCTGTTACACCAAGTAGGCCAGGGCGATGATGACTTCGTGGCCCTCATGCTCGAGAGCTTTATTGAGAGCTGTGAAGAAGCCGTGCGCGACTTCACACAGGCGTTGCAGACCCATGATGTGACGCTTCTAAAAGCCACCACCCATAAGCTCAAGCCCAGCCTCGATCATCTGCAAGTGCATCAGGCACTCTCCTTAGTGGAGGAATTGGATTCGTGGGAAGGCAACTTTGCCCCCCATGTGCTGCAACCTCGCATTGAAACCGTGAACAACCTGTTGCTGCAAATAATTGAGCAGATGCACCTCGATATACAAGCATTAGCTGCCAAAAAAGCCCCCCAGTAA
- a CDS encoding PAS domain-containing protein, translating to MKQSGVHTSSIPERVKPSQSPEDSKLPEQLQQALLLIQHAFAAVAIINEQGRLEWANDSFFTLFGGKAGTLSEHTLWQLLPPEPADIAPDLSPTASLNAKTALQYEGRVTTSDGSARWMRAKLQPSVPTEPHESTRFLVLLEDITTWKAEQLATQAYQTQQRHLLAQVPGVLFQWRNNYDGSSHLTYLSDNASKIFGYNPAQLAHLGEIIHPDDRAAWVKFWKRPPSAGSASFEGRALVPGQPLRWFQADCQPTASDAEGILYSGIIQDISPLKEAEEAVQDSEQRWHLAIERFGDGAWEFNYQTGDEYFSNAYRTMLGYPNEDFPTGFHAWQNHVHPDDHVASMQASDAYLRGDLPIYSVERRLLCKNGEYKWVLTRGLITKRDANGAPLIMTGVHTDISAIKQANLAIEASTRRLSTTIANFQEGILIEDELRRVVLVNEAFCRMLNTQVMPEQLIGVETAALLAAVELPTELGWLEGTDGRVLEQQAVIGELLPRRNGKVFQRDFIPILSHDASLGYLWKFQDVTEQKNAEDILKRREEKYRRIIERMNLGLIETDLTEQVLYINQAFCDMLGFTSAEILEQHLLHPLLAQEAASTAQDDQGAYERMVLGKDGSYKWLLVSRAPVYDDDRQPIGSIHITLDITHQKTLEHKLRAAKEHAEDSSKAKELFLANMSHEIRTPMNAILGMAQLLAKTPLAPDQDEYLRAITISGENLLVIINDILDLSKIEAGQLQVEKIGFSANQFMAQIEQTLHYKAEEKGLFFETKVAPQLPAVLLGDPYRITQVLLNLAGNAIKFTEKGHVTISCDFIRQIDDAVEIKFSVADTGIGIDPTYLRHIFKEFSQEDPSVTRKFGGTGLGLSISKSLVNLMGANYRLRVRSTKAPLAPFRSCCR from the coding sequence ATGAAGCAAAGTGGTGTTCACACGTCCTCGATACCAGAACGGGTGAAGCCCAGCCAATCGCCTGAGGACTCCAAACTACCGGAGCAGTTGCAGCAGGCGCTACTATTGATTCAGCACGCCTTTGCGGCCGTGGCTATCATCAACGAACAAGGTCGTCTGGAGTGGGCTAACGATAGTTTTTTCACGCTTTTTGGGGGTAAAGCTGGCACGTTGTCGGAGCATACCTTATGGCAGCTTTTGCCCCCCGAGCCCGCTGATATAGCGCCAGATTTGTCCCCTACGGCTAGCCTGAATGCTAAGACCGCTCTGCAATATGAGGGCCGGGTAACTACCTCCGATGGTAGCGCCCGTTGGATGCGCGCCAAGCTGCAACCCAGTGTGCCAACCGAGCCGCACGAGTCGACTCGGTTTTTGGTACTGTTGGAAGATATCACTACGTGGAAAGCTGAGCAGTTAGCAACTCAAGCTTATCAGACGCAGCAGCGACACTTATTGGCGCAGGTTCCGGGTGTACTTTTTCAATGGCGCAATAATTACGATGGCTCTTCCCACCTCACTTACCTGAGTGATAATGCCTCGAAAATATTTGGGTACAACCCAGCCCAATTAGCTCACCTCGGAGAAATCATTCACCCCGACGACCGAGCAGCGTGGGTTAAGTTTTGGAAGCGGCCTCCTAGTGCCGGATCAGCCTCGTTTGAAGGTCGTGCGCTGGTGCCGGGGCAGCCATTGCGTTGGTTTCAAGCCGATTGCCAACCTACGGCCAGCGACGCCGAGGGTATTCTGTACAGCGGCATTATACAGGATATCAGCCCCCTAAAAGAGGCGGAAGAAGCGGTGCAGGACAGCGAGCAGCGCTGGCACTTGGCTATCGAGCGGTTTGGCGACGGCGCGTGGGAGTTTAACTATCAAACAGGCGACGAGTATTTTTCCAACGCCTACCGCACCATGCTTGGCTACCCGAATGAGGATTTTCCGACGGGCTTTCATGCCTGGCAGAACCACGTTCACCCCGACGACCATGTAGCTAGTATGCAGGCCTCCGATGCCTACTTACGCGGCGACCTCCCCATTTACTCCGTGGAACGCCGCCTGCTCTGCAAGAATGGCGAGTATAAGTGGGTGCTGACCCGGGGCCTCATAACCAAGCGAGACGCCAATGGCGCGCCGCTCATTATGACCGGCGTCCACACGGATATTTCGGCCATAAAACAAGCTAATCTGGCCATTGAGGCCTCTACGCGGCGATTGTCAACTACTATTGCCAACTTTCAGGAAGGTATTTTAATAGAGGATGAACTCCGCCGTGTGGTATTGGTAAACGAGGCTTTCTGCCGAATGCTGAACACTCAGGTGATGCCTGAGCAATTGATTGGCGTAGAAACCGCAGCGCTGCTGGCCGCCGTTGAGCTTCCTACAGAACTCGGGTGGCTGGAGGGCACCGATGGCCGTGTTCTGGAGCAGCAGGCTGTCATTGGCGAGCTGCTTCCGCGCAGAAACGGTAAAGTATTCCAGCGTGACTTTATTCCCATACTCAGCCACGACGCTTCCCTGGGCTATCTGTGGAAATTTCAGGATGTGACGGAGCAGAAAAACGCAGAGGACATCCTGAAGCGGCGCGAAGAGAAGTACCGCCGCATCATCGAGCGAATGAATCTGGGTCTTATCGAGACGGATTTAACGGAGCAGGTGCTGTATATCAACCAGGCTTTCTGTGATATGCTCGGCTTTACCAGTGCCGAAATTCTGGAACAGCATCTCTTGCATCCTCTGTTAGCGCAGGAAGCAGCGTCCACTGCGCAGGATGATCAGGGGGCCTACGAGCGCATGGTGTTGGGCAAAGATGGTAGCTACAAGTGGCTATTGGTAAGCCGCGCGCCCGTATACGACGATGACCGCCAGCCTATAGGCTCCATCCATATCACGCTGGATATTACCCACCAGAAAACGCTGGAGCACAAGCTGCGTGCCGCCAAGGAGCACGCCGAGGACTCGTCGAAAGCAAAGGAGCTATTTCTGGCCAATATGAGCCACGAAATTCGGACACCGATGAACGCCATTCTGGGCATGGCGCAACTTCTTGCCAAAACTCCGCTTGCTCCAGATCAGGACGAATACTTGCGCGCTATTACTATATCGGGCGAAAACCTGCTGGTGATCATCAACGATATTCTGGACCTTTCTAAAATAGAGGCGGGCCAACTGCAAGTCGAGAAGATTGGCTTCAGTGCCAATCAGTTTATGGCTCAGATTGAGCAAACGCTGCACTACAAAGCGGAAGAGAAAGGTTTGTTCTTTGAGACGAAGGTAGCGCCACAGCTGCCCGCGGTGCTGCTCGGCGATCCTTACCGCATCACTCAAGTACTGCTGAATCTGGCCGGAAATGCCATTAAGTTCACGGAAAAAGGGCACGTCACGATTTCGTGTGACTTCATCCGACAGATCGATGACGCCGTGGAAATCAAGTTTTCCGTGGCTGACACCGGTATTGGCATCGACCCAACGTACCTGCGCCACATTTTCAAAGAGTTTAGCCAGGAGGACCCCTCGGTGACCCGCAAATTTGGCGGCACTGGCCTCGGGCTCAGCATCAGTAAAAGCCTGGTGAACCTGATGGGGGCGAATTACAGATTGAGAGTGAGAAGCACCAAGGCACCGTTAGCTCCTTTTCGCTCCTGTTGCAGATAG
- the murI gene encoding glutamate racemase: MASSSASADLRTRPIGMFDSGIGGLTVARAVSRLLPHEQLIYFGDTAHLPYGDKSTAAIQAYSVKICDLLLKQQCKVIMIACNSASAAAYELVREYVGSKARVLNVIDPIVAHVGRAYAGRAVGLIGTKQTVNSNVYKKKLDDLDAGVRLQSLATPLLAPMIEEGFFNNSVSDNIIQNYLTNPALDDIEALVLACTHYPMIKEQIAQFYEGKVEVLDASDAVATHAQAYLAEHNLAAGPAKKPPTHHFYVSDFTQSFEESTRIFFGQEVHLEHYPLWE, translated from the coding sequence ATGGCATCTTCTTCTGCTTCCGCCGATTTGCGGACCCGGCCCATTGGAATGTTTGATAGCGGTATCGGCGGGCTCACTGTGGCACGGGCTGTCAGCCGCCTTTTGCCCCACGAACAGCTTATTTACTTCGGCGACACGGCTCACCTGCCTTACGGCGACAAAAGCACGGCTGCTATTCAGGCTTACTCAGTCAAAATCTGCGACTTACTGCTCAAGCAGCAGTGCAAAGTCATTATGATTGCCTGCAACTCGGCTTCGGCGGCGGCCTACGAGCTGGTGCGTGAGTATGTAGGCTCTAAAGCGCGGGTACTCAATGTAATTGACCCGATTGTCGCGCACGTAGGGAGGGCATATGCTGGGCGCGCCGTAGGTCTTATTGGCACCAAGCAAACCGTCAATTCTAATGTGTACAAAAAAAAGCTGGACGACCTCGATGCCGGCGTGCGACTACAGTCTCTGGCCACGCCGCTGCTAGCGCCCATGATTGAGGAGGGCTTTTTCAATAATAGTGTCAGCGACAATATTATTCAGAACTACCTCACCAATCCGGCCCTTGATGATATTGAAGCGTTGGTACTGGCCTGCACGCATTACCCCATGATTAAGGAGCAGATTGCCCAGTTTTATGAGGGTAAAGTAGAAGTATTGGATGCTTCTGATGCAGTGGCTACTCACGCGCAAGCTTATTTGGCGGAGCACAACTTGGCTGCGGGGCCAGCAAAAAAGCCCCCCACGCATCATTTTTACGTTTCTGACTTCACCCAGTCTTTCGAGGAAAGTACCCGCATTTTCTTTGGGCAAGAGGTTCATCTGGAGCACTATCCGCTCTGGGAGTAG
- a CDS encoding glutathionylspermidine synthase family protein, whose product MIKLLPLTGDIAPAVRGLGWDWAIEEACAAYVAREAVVLTENEADTLLQAADTLYEMLVASIPDPIPDDLLQLLAIPPNLWAAVRHSWNDERHWHIYGRFDIAVTSDGPKLLEFNADTATSLPETAVVQWASLVAAGTSDESRQANGLFEGLSAQFREWLDLNSDLEPSLLLVYLPGSPEDEANCAVLAEAAREAGFEQVHICSVDTMQVSVAGEERGVWAPVEADQWQRFGFLFKLVPWEVLAEEEPALTADLCELLLSRDVIIANPAYALLFQSKGILAWLWQVYPHHPLLLEASLQDLSGHSVRKPLFGREGQNVAEMQNGQVAYEIPGDFAPQPQVRQRWADLPADGQRRLYQAGVFWAGEACALGFRREKGFITNLSEFVPHILE is encoded by the coding sequence ATGATAAAGCTGTTACCTCTGACCGGTGATATTGCACCTGCTGTGCGTGGCTTAGGCTGGGATTGGGCCATTGAGGAGGCTTGCGCCGCTTACGTAGCGCGCGAAGCCGTTGTATTGACTGAGAATGAGGCTGATACCTTGCTCCAGGCTGCTGATACCCTGTATGAGATGCTCGTAGCTTCCATACCCGACCCGATTCCGGATGATTTGCTCCAACTGCTGGCTATTCCGCCCAACTTGTGGGCCGCGGTGCGTCATTCCTGGAATGATGAGCGGCACTGGCACATATATGGTCGGTTCGATATTGCCGTCACGTCCGATGGCCCTAAGCTGCTTGAGTTCAATGCTGACACCGCAACCAGCCTGCCCGAAACTGCTGTAGTACAATGGGCTAGCTTGGTGGCAGCGGGCACCTCCGACGAAAGCCGGCAAGCCAATGGGCTGTTTGAAGGGCTGAGTGCGCAGTTTCGCGAGTGGCTTGATCTCAATTCAGACTTAGAACCAAGCTTATTGCTCGTGTATTTGCCCGGCAGCCCAGAAGATGAAGCCAACTGTGCTGTGTTGGCTGAAGCCGCTCGCGAGGCTGGTTTTGAGCAGGTGCATATCTGCTCGGTAGATACTATGCAGGTGTCAGTAGCAGGAGAAGAGCGCGGCGTGTGGGCACCAGTTGAAGCAGATCAATGGCAACGCTTTGGCTTCCTATTTAAGCTGGTACCATGGGAAGTTTTAGCGGAGGAGGAGCCAGCGCTTACCGCTGACTTATGCGAACTGCTTTTAAGCCGTGACGTAATTATTGCTAATCCAGCTTATGCGCTTTTATTTCAGAGCAAGGGCATTCTAGCGTGGCTCTGGCAAGTATATCCACACCACCCGCTACTTCTAGAGGCTTCCTTGCAGGATTTGTCGGGCCACAGTGTGCGCAAGCCACTTTTCGGTCGCGAAGGCCAGAACGTAGCTGAGATGCAAAATGGGCAGGTGGCGTATGAAATTCCAGGTGATTTTGCCCCCCAGCCCCAAGTGCGTCAGCGTTGGGCCGATCTTCCTGCGGATGGGCAACGGCGCCTTTATCAGGCGGGCGTATTCTGGGCGGGTGAAGCATGCGCCTTGGGATTTCGCCGAGAGAAAGGCTTTATAACCAACCTGTCGGAGTTCGTACCTCATATCCTGGAGTAG